One genomic region from Clostridium saccharobutylicum DSM 13864 encodes:
- a CDS encoding HD-GYP domain-containing protein has protein sequence MRLIPIECVRENSILGKTIYSDDGRALLRAGSTLDDVRINRIKQLKIFSLYIVDEYSSVEIEDVIKPELRQKSVSVIKETFSDIERIASNHKFEKRRLNDYTKQEQNYFNSINSISEELIENILSNKNLLVSLVDIKSMDNYTYAHCVNVAVISIILGISLNLPKKSLINLCTGALIHDIGKAFIPREILQKPGKLTNEEFEIIKYHPQYGYDFLGKFFDLSSHIKLIALQHHERFDGLGYPNKLDGENISYLARIVSIADVYDALTSDRPYKRAMCPSDALEYLMSNAGTLFDYDMVDVFCKIIIPFPQGTIVSLSNGDIGIVEETLPNFPLRPIVKIIKSDRSNDIGRKINLIDTLSIVISNIQYEI, from the coding sequence ATGAGATTAATTCCTATTGAATGTGTACGAGAAAATTCAATATTAGGAAAAACAATATATAGTGATGATGGGCGTGCTTTACTTCGAGCTGGTTCTACATTAGACGATGTTAGAATAAATAGAATCAAACAGCTTAAAATATTTTCACTTTACATAGTTGACGAATATAGCTCAGTTGAGATTGAAGATGTTATAAAACCAGAATTAAGACAAAAATCTGTATCTGTAATAAAAGAAACATTTTCCGATATAGAAAGAATTGCATCCAATCATAAATTTGAAAAGCGTAGACTTAACGATTATACAAAACAGGAACAAAATTATTTTAATTCAATTAACAGTATATCTGAAGAATTAATTGAAAATATACTATCAAATAAAAACTTATTAGTTTCATTGGTAGATATAAAAAGTATGGATAATTATACATATGCTCATTGTGTAAATGTTGCTGTAATATCTATAATCCTTGGGATTAGCTTGAACTTACCTAAAAAAAGTTTAATTAATCTTTGCACAGGAGCATTAATTCATGATATTGGAAAGGCATTTATTCCACGTGAAATTCTTCAAAAACCCGGAAAGTTAACCAATGAAGAATTTGAAATAATAAAGTATCATCCACAGTATGGTTATGACTTTTTAGGAAAATTTTTTGACTTAAGTTCACATATTAAACTAATAGCATTACAACATCATGAAAGATTTGATGGGCTAGGTTATCCTAATAAACTGGATGGAGAAAACATTAGCTATTTAGCAAGAATTGTAAGTATCGCTGACGTTTATGATGCATTAACTTCTGATAGACCATATAAAAGGGCCATGTGTCCAAGTGATGCGTTAGAATATCTAATGTCTAACGCTGGCACATTATTTGATTATGATATGGTTGATGTTTTTTGTAAAATAATAATTCCGTTTCCTCAAGGAACAATTGTTAGTCTTAGTAATGGTGATATTGGAATAGTTGAAGAAACTCTTCCAAACTTTCCTCTTCGCCCCATTGTCAAGATTATTAAAAGTGATCGTTCAAATGATATCGGCCGTAAAATTAATTTGATAGATACACTTTCAATTGTTATTTCTAATATCCAGTACGAGATATAA
- the murI gene encoding glutamate racemase produces the protein MNIKNSPIGFFDSGVGGLSVMKEAIAIMPNEDFIYFGDSQNAPYGTKELEEVRNLTLNVADFFMKKKVKAIVVACNTATSAAIELLRDKYKDTIIIGIEPALKPAVKLNRKGNIIIMATPMTLREKKFKSLMEKYKNDCSIVSLPCAGLVEFIEQGILEGKELENYLKEKLKPYLSEDIAAIVLGCTHYPFIKNALSKVVGHDVPLIDGGVGTSHELKRKLIEKACLTDSKEKGKIIIYNSTNDNKIIDFCYNLINAENSR, from the coding sequence TTGAATATTAAAAATAGTCCCATAGGATTTTTTGATTCTGGGGTAGGTGGATTAAGTGTGATGAAAGAAGCTATTGCCATTATGCCAAATGAAGACTTTATATACTTTGGAGATTCACAAAATGCTCCTTATGGAACTAAGGAGTTAGAGGAAGTTAGAAATCTTACATTAAATGTAGCAGATTTTTTCATGAAAAAGAAAGTTAAAGCTATAGTAGTAGCATGTAATACAGCAACGAGTGCTGCTATTGAATTACTTAGAGATAAATATAAAGATACTATAATAATAGGTATAGAGCCAGCATTAAAACCTGCAGTTAAACTTAATAGAAAAGGCAACATAATAATAATGGCAACACCTATGACTTTAAGAGAAAAAAAGTTTAAATCACTTATGGAAAAATATAAAAATGATTGTAGTATAGTGTCATTACCATGTGCAGGTTTAGTGGAATTTATAGAACAAGGAATACTTGAGGGTAAAGAGCTAGAAAATTATTTGAAAGAAAAGCTTAAACCGTATTTAAGTGAAGATATAGCAGCGATTGTTTTAGGGTGTACACATTACCCATTTATAAAGAATGCATTATCTAAGGTTGTTGGACATGATGTGCCGCTTATTGATGGAGGAGTTGGAACGTCTCATGAATTAAAAAGAAAGCTAATAGAGAAAGCGTGCTTAACTGATTCAAAGGAAAAAGGAAAAATAATAATTTATAATTCAACTAATGATAATAAAATTATAGATTTCTGTTATAATTTAATCAATGCGGAAAATTCAAGGTGA
- a CDS encoding DUF3783 domain-containing protein, which translates to MAINYQCILAYGLTQEELDKIQKRRLKVKEVTNENASMRIVDILCEESKENTYAELPVNEKALIFNGYNDKELRNAIKFIRTFIEGGVLAVVTEQSSKWTFKDLMEHLIEEREWYKAKGQLK; encoded by the coding sequence ATGGCAATAAATTATCAATGTATATTAGCATATGGATTAACGCAAGAGGAACTCGACAAGATACAAAAGAGAAGATTAAAAGTGAAAGAAGTAACTAATGAGAATGCTTCAATGAGAATAGTAGATATTTTGTGCGAAGAAAGCAAAGAAAATACTTATGCTGAATTGCCAGTAAATGAAAAGGCACTTATTTTCAATGGATATAATGATAAAGAATTAAGAAATGCCATTAAATTTATTAGAACGTTTATAGAAGGTGGAGTATTGGCTGTAGTTACAGAACAATCTAGTAAATGGACGTTTAAGGACTTAATGGAACATCTAATAGAAGAAAGAGAATGGTACAAAGCAAAGGGGCAATTAAAGTGA
- a CDS encoding peptidylprolyl isomerase, whose product MKNPIITMTMENGGVIKAELYPEVAPNTVRNFVDLINRGFYDGLIFHRVIPGFMIQGGCPEGTGMGGPGYSIKGEFTSNGFNNTLKHSRGVLSMARAMHPDSAGSQFFVMVADAPHLDGQYASFGKVIEGMEVADKIVAQKTDVYDRPYEDQKIKSVVVDMQGEEIKEPEIIEE is encoded by the coding sequence ATGAAGAATCCAATTATTACAATGACTATGGAAAACGGTGGGGTAATTAAAGCTGAATTATATCCAGAAGTAGCACCAAATACAGTAAGAAATTTTGTTGATTTAATTAATAGAGGATTTTATGATGGACTAATATTCCATAGAGTTATACCAGGTTTTATGATTCAAGGAGGATGTCCGGAAGGCACTGGAATGGGTGGTCCAGGATATTCTATTAAAGGTGAATTTACATCAAATGGATTTAATAATACATTAAAACACTCAAGAGGTGTATTATCAATGGCTAGAGCTATGCATCCAGACTCAGCAGGAAGTCAATTCTTTGTTATGGTAGCAGATGCTCCACACTTAGATGGTCAATATGCATCATTTGGTAAAGTAATTGAAGGAATGGAAGTTGCTGATAAAATTGTAGCTCAAAAAACTGATGTATATGACAGACCTTATGAAGATCAAAAAATAAAGAGTGTTGTAGTTGATATGCAAGGTGAAGAAATTAAAGAACCAGAAATAATAGAAGAATAA
- a CDS encoding 2-phosphosulfolactate phosphatase family protein, whose protein sequence is MKVDIIISADDIIESKIEDKIVVVIDMFRATSVIVTALNNGCKEVVPYLTIEETLEHAGKLNRQDYILGGERRAVKIEEFDLSNSPIEYKKNVVENKTVLMTTTNGTRTLTKSTNAKTILIAAMINAKAVAEKLLEINEDVVIINAGTNGNFSMDDYICSGYIINEMLSVNNKIQLTDIARTANIIYEANTDIISYVKEASHYSVMKSLGLDEDIEYCMKKSIIDIVPEYKDKKITCL, encoded by the coding sequence GTGAAGGTGGATATTATAATATCAGCAGATGATATTATTGAAAGCAAAATAGAAGATAAAATTGTAGTTGTAATTGATATGTTTAGAGCGACTTCTGTAATAGTAACAGCATTAAATAATGGATGCAAGGAGGTTGTTCCTTATCTTACAATTGAAGAAACATTGGAACATGCAGGTAAACTTAATAGACAAGATTATATTTTAGGTGGAGAAAGAAGAGCTGTTAAAATAGAAGAATTTGATTTATCCAATTCGCCTATAGAATATAAAAAGAATGTAGTAGAAAACAAAACAGTTTTAATGACTACAACAAATGGAACCAGAACTTTAACAAAATCAACTAATGCAAAAACTATATTAATAGCAGCTATGATAAATGCAAAGGCAGTAGCAGAGAAATTACTAGAAATTAATGAAGATGTAGTTATTATCAATGCAGGAACTAATGGAAATTTTTCTATGGATGACTATATTTGTAGTGGATATATAATAAATGAGATGTTAAGTGTTAACAACAAAATACAACTTACTGATATAGCAAGAACTGCAAATATCATATATGAAGCTAATACAGATATTATAAGTTATGTTAAGGAAGCGAGCCATTATTCTGTGATGAAATCATTAGGACTAGATGAAGACATTGAATATTGCATGAAGAAGAGCATTATAGATATAGTACCTGAGTATAAAGATAAGAAGATAACTTGTTTATAA
- a CDS encoding radical SAM protein produces MKSAITKAEDNPLNMLNECNLCHRSCKVNRNDNKLGFCNASNKIIVARAALHPWEEPPISEGNGSGTVFFSHCNFKCVFCQNHDISQSHIENVSASCSNSDNKTSKYKPLVIGMEISIKRLSEIFLELQKKGANNINLVTPTHYVPQIIEALKISKSNGLNIPILYNTNSYDSIETIKALSGYIDVYLPDFKYFDDKYAVKYSKVDNYASNAIEIIDEMINQVGSPKFNEKGHIIKGVIVRHLMLPGLLFDSKKIVDLLYNRYKDNIYISLMNQYVPMFKACDYPEINKTLNPKHYDSLINYALDIGIKNGFIQEEGSNIKDFIPSFNLEGIKK; encoded by the coding sequence ATGAAATCTGCTATTACTAAAGCTGAAGATAACCCATTAAATATGCTCAATGAATGCAACCTTTGCCATAGAAGCTGTAAAGTTAATAGAAATGATAACAAATTAGGCTTTTGTAATGCTTCAAATAAAATTATAGTTGCTAGAGCAGCTCTGCATCCTTGGGAAGAACCACCTATTTCAGAAGGAAATGGTTCTGGAACTGTGTTTTTTTCTCATTGCAATTTTAAATGTGTATTTTGTCAAAATCATGATATAAGCCAAAGCCATATAGAAAATGTATCTGCATCATGTTCAAATTCTGATAACAAAACTTCAAAATACAAGCCATTGGTTATCGGAATGGAAATATCAATTAAAAGGCTTTCGGAAATTTTCTTAGAACTTCAAAAAAAAGGAGCAAATAATATAAATTTAGTTACACCTACTCATTATGTTCCTCAAATAATTGAAGCATTAAAGATTTCCAAATCAAATGGATTAAATATACCTATACTCTATAATACAAATAGTTACGATTCCATAGAAACTATAAAAGCGTTAAGTGGATACATTGATGTTTACCTTCCAGACTTTAAATATTTTGATGATAAATACGCAGTTAAATATTCTAAAGTTGATAATTATGCATCTAATGCTATTGAAATAATTGATGAAATGATTAATCAAGTTGGTTCTCCTAAATTTAATGAAAAAGGCCATATAATTAAAGGTGTTATTGTAAGACATTTGATGTTACCAGGACTTCTTTTTGATTCAAAAAAAATTGTAGATCTTCTTTATAATCGATATAAGGATAATATTTATATTAGTTTAATGAATCAATACGTTCCTATGTTTAAAGCTTGTGATTATCCTGAGATAAATAAAACGCTTAATCCTAAACATTATGATAGTTTAATAAACTATGCTTTAGATATCGGAATAAAAAATGGATTTATTCAAGAAGAAGGCTCTAATATTAAAGACTTTATTCCATCCTTTAATTTAGAGGGCATAAAAAAATAG
- a CDS encoding helix-turn-helix domain-containing protein, giving the protein MSRVGENIKQAREKNGMTVKVLAKKLGVAEKYLNEVEMGRKVAPESFIDRAAKLLKADLNDISMVVTDEALMEEKKTLRELPKKKVESSEVWTDAFSSVLRSVPIYDYSLSNKKGFKEMPVHSNKIEGHPQDKVFYVEIEDDEMNGFRMLKGDVAFAHTVKEVSNNGFFLIDYKGQRKIRQVKVLGNSKVLLVSNAGNLLTETMEVKELNVIAKLEKVEIKL; this is encoded by the coding sequence GTGAGTCGTGTAGGAGAAAATATAAAACAAGCTAGAGAAAAAAATGGAATGACAGTTAAAGTTTTAGCTAAAAAGTTGGGTGTGGCAGAAAAATATTTAAATGAAGTTGAAATGGGAAGAAAAGTTGCACCTGAATCATTTATAGATAGAGCAGCTAAACTTTTAAAGGCCGATTTAAATGATATAAGTATGGTAGTTACAGATGAGGCATTAATGGAGGAAAAGAAAACTTTAAGAGAACTTCCAAAGAAAAAAGTAGAAAGTTCAGAAGTTTGGACAGATGCTTTTTCATCAGTTCTTAGAAGTGTTCCAATATACGATTACTCATTATCTAATAAAAAGGGATTTAAAGAAATGCCTGTTCATTCAAACAAAATAGAAGGTCATCCGCAGGATAAGGTTTTCTATGTAGAAATAGAAGATGATGAAATGAATGGATTTAGAATGTTAAAAGGTGATGTAGCATTTGCGCACACTGTAAAAGAAGTAAGTAATAATGGATTTTTCTTAATTGACTATAAAGGACAAAGAAAGATAAGACAAGTAAAAGTTTTAGGAAATTCAAAAGTGCTTTTAGTTAGCAATGCAGGAAATTTACTTACTGAGACTATGGAAGTAAAAGAGTTAAATGTAATCGCTAAATTAGAAAAAGTTGAAATTAAACTTTAA
- a CDS encoding TIGR01212 family radical SAM protein (This family includes YhcC from E. coli K-12, an uncharacterized radical SAM protein.) — MNNFWNGKRYHSLNYFLRDKFGEKVFKISLDGGFSCPNRDGKISSGGCLFCSERGSGDYAGNRELSISKQFDDIKTMMANKWKSGKYIAYFQAYTNTYAPVSELRRKYEEALNQEGVVGIAIATRPDCLDDDVLELLDEINKKFYLWIELGLQTSNDETAKRINRGYKLEVFENAMKKLKDRNIDVVVHDILGLPGETKEDMLNTMNYIAHCGAKGIKLHLLHLMKQTPMVKVYEKGELEFLSQEDYIELVTQGIAMLPKDMVVHRLTGDAPRDLLIGPMWSLKKWEVLNSIDKALEDNDLWQGKDFKS, encoded by the coding sequence ATGAATAATTTTTGGAATGGGAAAAGATATCATAGTTTAAACTATTTTTTAAGAGACAAATTTGGAGAAAAAGTATTTAAAATATCATTAGATGGTGGATTCTCTTGTCCTAATAGAGACGGGAAAATAAGTAGTGGAGGTTGTCTTTTTTGTAGTGAAAGAGGCTCTGGAGACTATGCTGGTAACCGGGAATTATCTATTTCTAAACAATTTGATGATATAAAAACAATGATGGCTAATAAATGGAAGAGTGGAAAATATATAGCTTATTTTCAGGCGTACACAAATACATATGCGCCAGTATCAGAGCTAAGAAGAAAATATGAGGAAGCTTTAAATCAAGAGGGAGTTGTAGGAATTGCAATAGCTACAAGACCAGATTGTTTAGATGATGATGTTTTGGAATTGCTAGATGAAATAAATAAAAAGTTTTATCTTTGGATAGAACTTGGATTACAAACATCTAATGATGAAACCGCTAAAAGAATAAATAGAGGATATAAGTTAGAAGTGTTTGAAAATGCAATGAAAAAATTGAAGGATAGAAATATAGATGTGGTTGTACATGATATCTTAGGACTACCAGGTGAAACTAAAGAAGACATGTTGAACACAATGAATTATATTGCTCATTGTGGAGCAAAGGGAATTAAGCTTCATTTATTGCATTTAATGAAGCAAACACCAATGGTTAAAGTATATGAAAAAGGTGAATTAGAATTTTTATCACAAGAAGATTATATAGAGTTAGTTACGCAAGGAATAGCAATGCTTCCAAAGGATATGGTAGTGCATAGATTAACTGGAGATGCTCCAAGAGACCTTTTAATTGGTCCTATGTGGAGTTTAAAAAAATGGGAAGTATTAAATTCTATAGATAAAGCATTGGAAGATAATGATTTATGGCAAGGAAAAGATTTTAAAAGTTAA
- a CDS encoding (2Fe-2S)-binding protein yields the protein MDNNLNEAILDKLTKTCRCKLITRAKIKDAIKNGASTLEEVQKATGAGSGSCKGKNCSYMINELLKQYKQ from the coding sequence ATGGATAATAACTTAAATGAAGCTATTTTAGATAAATTAACAAAAACTTGTAGATGTAAGCTTATTACGAGAGCCAAAATTAAAGATGCTATAAAAAATGGTGCTTCAACTTTAGAAGAAGTTCAAAAAGCTACTGGGGCTGGAAGTGGTTCATGCAAAGGAAAGAATTGTTCTTACATGATAAATGAACTGTTAAAACAGTATAAACAATAA
- a CDS encoding YkvI family membrane protein: protein MKSELTKIFQVATVFIGTIVGAGLASGKEITEFFTQYGIKSFLGIVACGIFYIIMSSIISKISIEHNLDSYSDVINIISPNVIGKFTGFITTLFLISSASIILAGSGALIHQFFGIPKIIGSLIMIIIALFFLFRGTEGLIEVNSFIVPGLVLTITLITVLYFCFCKNIVSFNNVCNFPAQKTGIALSTILYAGYNTLSASGVIVPLSNEMKKTKVMVIGIICGAVGLTLLCSMINLLLTINQPYIYQYEIPLLFVANRFGNVIQAVLLIIIWLEMFSTEVSDVYSISKTLEQSFNIEFKTAIFPVLAVAFIISQFGFGNLINKLYPMFGLLSLLFISQCIIFFIKHRNIYNK from the coding sequence TTGAAATCGGAATTAACTAAAATATTTCAAGTTGCCACAGTCTTCATTGGAACAATTGTTGGTGCTGGCCTTGCCTCTGGAAAGGAAATTACTGAATTCTTTACTCAATATGGAATTAAAAGCTTCTTGGGAATTGTAGCATGTGGTATTTTCTATATAATTATGAGTTCCATAATTTCAAAGATAAGTATTGAACATAATCTAGATTCATATAGTGATGTTATAAACATAATAAGCCCTAATGTTATAGGAAAATTTACTGGCTTTATAACTACACTGTTTCTTATTTCTAGTGCTTCAATAATTCTTGCTGGAAGTGGAGCTTTAATACATCAGTTTTTTGGAATACCAAAGATAATCGGTTCATTAATAATGATTATAATAGCTTTATTTTTCTTATTTCGCGGTACTGAAGGTTTGATCGAAGTAAATTCTTTCATTGTTCCTGGATTAGTACTTACAATAACTTTAATCACAGTTTTATACTTCTGTTTTTGTAAAAACATAGTTTCATTTAATAATGTTTGTAATTTTCCCGCACAAAAAACTGGGATTGCATTATCAACAATATTATATGCAGGATATAATACTCTTTCAGCATCAGGCGTAATAGTTCCACTAAGTAATGAAATGAAAAAAACAAAAGTTATGGTAATTGGCATTATATGCGGTGCTGTTGGTCTTACTTTGCTTTGCTCTATGATAAATTTATTATTAACAATTAACCAACCATATATATATCAATATGAAATTCCTCTGCTTTTTGTAGCAAACAGATTTGGAAATGTAATACAAGCTGTTTTACTTATTATTATATGGCTTGAAATGTTCTCAACCGAAGTATCTGATGTATACTCAATAAGTAAAACTTTAGAACAATCTTTTAATATTGAATTCAAAACAGCTATTTTCCCAGTATTAGCAGTAGCATTTATAATCTCTCAATTTGGTTTTGGCAACTTAATAAACAAGCTATATCCTATGTTTGGATTGTTAAGTTTATTATTTATATCTCAATGCATAATATTCTTTATTAAACATAGAAATATCTACAATAAATAA
- a CDS encoding S8 family serine peptidase, with amino-acid sequence MPNSVEELASKIDTSLGLLTNVPKAILDNLGYKFNVGKEENIIEVTILYRDTPENMKSVVEGLGGVFEDLGFNFGIVDLPLDKLDDLARSKSVQYIELPKNLYEADAASNIASCVPDVVSNYKVSGKGVLIGFVDSGIDYTHPAFMNNQGTTRIEYIYDLSDGGKLYNKQTINEAIKAPNPFSIIPSTDLSGHGTHVVGDACAGGNINPEYKGAAPDASIAMVKASRGVSILSSQIMKGLRFLVEKSKELNMPLVVSLSLSTNNGAHNGSSLLEQYIRTVANLERASIVIAAGNEGDAGHHTSGILKSNPNQTFNIASDETAIVMNLYKPILPEITLTIINPTGKSSGVIKIQEGYIQGKIAKDRFDIYVSGARPFQLESEIQIIISSPLGYLAEGVWTLTIGVTNNYDGEYSIWLPVSEGLNPQTRFLEPITFNTLGIPATVDNIIAVGSYNPILNNISSFSGRGKQDSGGRVRPDLVAPGENIMGPVPNGSYDSKTGTSMAAPQVAGICALIMEWGIIKGNDPYLFGQRLKYYLIKAAKRTRLDVVYPNPSWGYGQVCALDSLNLIEEDLSAILTRGNKRFYDANAPVTNSIYDKYNIYRKNIKEKITVNINTRQTTANVGRLKVQCFKSDGYIPVDGTKVTVRTSVQSDNVNSIELVTNVSGLTQEIELQAPPIEYSLDENSNQTPYSAYDITVERSGFNPIVIKGCQIFPGQVAYQICNLKTSSGRGMYRQEVIEVLPNKLNGNYPPKIPEDVDKPLPKPSSGVVLAQPVVPEYIIVHQGSPNDDSAPNYKVPFKDYIKNVASCEIYSTWPKSTITANIFCMLSFTLNRIYTEWYRGKGKNFDVTSSTAYDHAFNYGRNIYDSISAVVDEIFSTYIRRVGKKQPLLTQYCDGKSVTCPEWLSQWGSKYLGDQGKSPFEILTNYYGNDIELVTAEKVAGSPKSYPGNELTIGSSGESVRTIQNQLNRISRNYPLIPKVSEDGQYDAKTAEAVRVFQETFTLPKTGVVDYATWYKISDVYVGVTRIAELRNEFRQESILGKNIFIPPIMPNCGIQRDIPEFYY; translated from the coding sequence ATGCCAAATTCAGTTGAAGAATTAGCATCTAAAATAGATACATCATTAGGTTTGCTTACTAATGTACCTAAAGCAATATTAGATAATTTAGGTTATAAGTTTAATGTGGGAAAAGAAGAAAATATCATCGAAGTTACAATTTTATATAGGGATACTCCAGAAAATATGAAAAGCGTAGTGGAAGGTTTGGGAGGAGTATTTGAGGATTTAGGATTTAATTTTGGAATAGTAGATTTACCCTTAGACAAATTGGATGATTTAGCTAGAAGCAAAAGTGTGCAATATATAGAATTACCTAAAAATTTGTATGAAGCAGATGCAGCAAGTAATATAGCGTCTTGTGTTCCAGATGTAGTTTCTAATTATAAAGTTTCAGGAAAAGGAGTTTTAATTGGATTTGTTGATTCAGGAATAGATTATACCCATCCAGCATTTATGAATAACCAAGGAACGACAAGAATAGAATACATTTATGACTTGAGTGATGGGGGAAAACTTTATAATAAGCAAACTATCAACGAAGCAATAAAAGCACCAAATCCATTCTCAATAATACCATCAACAGATCTTTCAGGTCATGGAACTCATGTTGTAGGAGATGCTTGTGCTGGAGGAAATATTAATCCGGAATATAAAGGAGCAGCACCAGATGCATCAATAGCAATGGTTAAAGCATCAAGAGGTGTTTCAATATTAAGTTCACAAATAATGAAAGGTCTTAGATTTTTAGTAGAGAAAAGTAAAGAGTTGAATATGCCATTGGTTGTTAGTCTTAGTTTAAGTACTAATAATGGAGCACATAATGGAAGTAGTCTATTAGAACAATATATTAGGACAGTGGCAAATTTAGAGCGAGCATCTATTGTTATTGCAGCTGGAAATGAAGGCGATGCAGGACATCATACAAGTGGTATTTTAAAATCAAATCCAAATCAAACATTTAATATAGCAAGTGATGAAACTGCAATTGTTATGAATTTATATAAGCCTATTTTACCGGAAATAACTCTTACTATAATTAATCCTACAGGGAAAAGCAGTGGAGTGATAAAGATACAAGAAGGTTATATTCAAGGTAAAATTGCAAAAGATAGATTTGATATATATGTATCAGGTGCAAGACCATTTCAATTAGAGAGTGAAATTCAAATAATAATTTCTTCACCATTAGGATATTTAGCTGAGGGGGTATGGACTTTAACAATAGGTGTTACTAATAATTACGATGGGGAATATTCTATTTGGCTTCCGGTATCTGAAGGACTTAATCCTCAAACTAGGTTTTTAGAACCAATTACATTTAATACTCTAGGAATACCAGCAACTGTTGATAATATAATTGCAGTTGGAAGTTATAATCCTATATTAAATAATATTTCTTCATTTAGTGGAAGAGGAAAGCAAGATTCTGGAGGTAGAGTAAGACCAGATTTAGTTGCGCCAGGAGAAAATATAATGGGACCAGTTCCTAATGGAAGCTATGATAGTAAAACAGGAACATCTATGGCTGCTCCACAAGTAGCTGGGATTTGTGCATTAATTATGGAATGGGGAATAATTAAAGGAAATGATCCATATCTATTTGGTCAAAGACTAAAATATTATCTAATAAAAGCAGCAAAGCGAACACGATTAGACGTAGTTTATCCTAATCCATCATGGGGATATGGACAAGTATGCGCGCTTGATAGTCTAAACTTAATTGAAGAGGATTTAAGTGCCATATTAACTAGGGGGAATAAGCGATTTTATGATGCCAATGCACCAGTAACAAATTCAATATATGATAAATATAATATATATAGAAAAAATATTAAGGAGAAAATTACGGTGAATATAAACACTAGGCAAACTACAGCTAATGTGGGAAGATTAAAAGTTCAATGCTTTAAAAGTGATGGGTATATTCCAGTTGACGGAACTAAAGTAACTGTAAGAACATCAGTGCAATCCGATAATGTAAATAGCATTGAATTAGTCACAAATGTATCTGGATTAACACAGGAAATAGAGTTGCAAGCACCACCAATAGAATATTCCTTAGATGAAAATAGTAATCAAACACCATATAGTGCATATGATATAACAGTTGAGCGAAGTGGATTTAATCCAATAGTAATAAAGGGGTGTCAAATATTTCCGGGGCAGGTTGCTTATCAAATATGTAATTTAAAAACTAGTTCAGGGCGTGGAATGTATAGACAGGAAGTTATAGAAGTGCTTCCAAATAAGTTAAACGGTAATTATCCACCAAAGATTCCAGAGGATGTAGATAAGCCATTACCTAAACCAAGCTCAGGAGTTGTACTTGCTCAACCTGTAGTTCCAGAATATATTATAGTTCATCAAGGAAGTCCAAATGATGACTCAGCACCAAATTATAAGGTCCCATTTAAGGATTATATTAAAAATGTTGCTTCTTGTGAAATATATTCAACTTGGCCTAAATCAACTATAACAGCAAATATTTTTTGCATGCTATCATTTACGTTAAATAGAATTTATACGGAATGGTATAGAGGCAAAGGAAAAAACTTTGATGTTACAAGTTCGACTGCATATGATCATGCATTTAATTATGGTAGGAATATATATGATAGCATAAGTGCAGTTGTTGATGAAATTTTTTCCACATATATAAGGAGGGTTGGAAAAAAGCAACCTCTTTTAACTCAATATTGTGATGGAAAGAGTGTTACATGTCCAGAATGGTTAAGCCAATGGGGAAGTAAATATTTAGGTGATCAAGGTAAATCACCATTTGAAATATTAACAAATTATTATGGGAATGATATTGAACTAGTTACAGCAGAAAAAGTTGCAGGAAGTCCTAAATCTTATCCGGGTAATGAGTTAACTATAGGTTCATCTGGAGAATCGGTTAGAACAATACAAAATCAATTAAATAGGATATCTAGGAATTATCCTTTAATACCTAAAGTTTCTGAAGATGGACAATATGACGCGAAAACTGCAGAGGCAGTAAGAGTATTTCAAGAGACATTTACACTACCAAAAACAGGAGTGGTTGATTATGCAACTTGGTATAAAATATCAGATGTTTATGTTGGTGTAACTAGAATAGCAGAGTTAAGAAATGAATTCAGACAGGAAAGTATACTTGGAAAGAATATATTTATACCTCCAATTATGCCTAACTGTGGCATTCAAAGAGATATTCCAGAATTTTATTATTAA